The DNA region GTGGACGGAGCCCCAATTCCATCACAATTTAGTATTTAGAACAATTAATATAAGATGGTTCGAAATCCTAAAATaccttttcaaaaaaatttaccatGATCCTAAGAGGAATGAGAATTTCATCCTAGCTAGATATATGGACGTTTTATCTTGTGTGTGAACCCACCGATACATCGATCCTACTTTACAAAAAATATTCGAATTAATATGAATATGACGTGATAATGTTCTAACTTATACTGAATTATATGCTACTGTATGCATCGGCAACAATCTTCACTTATCCTGATCAATTCCTCAAGTACAGAGAGCAAATGAATTCAAAGTATGGAGCAAGCAAAGCCGATACGAGCGGCCAAACGTCGAAAATGCTATTATTAGCTAGTCACTCAAAAACATCATATGCTTCGTTTCTTAGTACGTATAATATGAGAAATGCCCCCCGTGAAACCGTTGCTCTCCTTGAAACTGCTATACATATCACGATATGGGCTTAAAAGCAGAATCCCACcgacaaaaaataataattaattaattaattaattaaaaaagaagaaggtttGACCAATCCAACAAAATGTTGTTGGTCGAACTTTCttcaaggaaaaaagaaagtaaaagaaaaatatttttttctccttaTTTATTGGTAATTCTATAAATATCATACCAGCTAATGAACTTGCCATAAACATCCCTCAATTGAATCACCgagaagggaaaaggaaagatGCTGAAACTATGTTGTCTAATACTTCTCCCTCTGGTCTCGCTCTCTGTCTCCGCATCCCGTGGGAGGGTGCAGTACGAGGACATAAGCGACATCATCAGCCGGGATTTGTTCAATGAGATGCTGAAGCACAGGAACGATGCTGCATGTCCTGCGAAGGGCTTCTACACATACGATGCTTTCATTGCCGCAACCAAGTCATTCGGCAGCTTTGGGACTACCGGTGACATTGCCACCCGGAAGAGGGAGATTGCTGCCTTCCTAGGACAGACTTCTCACGAGACCACAGGTTTCTTAATATGCTATTCTTTCTGCTAAGCTTTGCAGCAGTTTGGCATGCTATTTCCCGCCCCACCCTTCGATTATATacattatgaatatatatttgaaatttgatcAAATCGATTTAACTTAGGCCATTTAAATATATGTGCGAAGGCGGGAGAGCAAGAGCACGAGACGGTCCGTACACATGGGGGTACTGCTTCAGTCAAGACAAAGGCAACCCTGACGACTATTGCGTAGCCAGTCAGCAGTGGCCCTGCTCTCCCGGCAAGAAGTATTATGGCCGTGGTCCGATACAAATCTCCTAGTAAGTAGTAAACCGACACTTGATATGCTGATGATCAAACTAAAAATCAGTAATAGTATTTAATATCTTCTTATATATTGATCATATATTGGCTGCAGCAACTACAACTATGGCCCGGCAGGAAGAGCTATTGGTTACAACCTGCTTAGAAACCCGGACGCGGTGGCAACCGATCCGGTCATCTCATTCAAGACGGCTCTTTGGTTTTGGATGACCCCGCAGTCCCCGAAGCCCTCCTGCCACAGCGTCATCACGGAGCAGTGGACTCCTTCCAATGAAGACTCCGATGCGGGACGGGAACTGGGCTATGGTGTCATCACCAACATAATCAATGGGGGGATCGAGTGCGGGAAGCCAACTCCGAGCCAGGTGCAGGACCGGATCGGGTTCTACAAGAGATACTGCGACCTGCTACAAGTGGAATATGGGAATAGTCTTGACTGTTCTAACCAACTTCCATTTGCTTAGTTAGGCAAACAATCCCACGGCCTTACCCTATAGATAGTGTTTGAATAAAGCAAACTCCCGTGCCGTAAGTGTATGTGCGAAAGTTTGCCTGGTAAATCTTTCGGAAAGCCGACAGCATCCCATATGCAAGGTCGATCAATAAAAATGATCAGATTAATTATCCGGGCCACGATTCATCGGTTTCCATTGAAGTTAATGTTACCCcattcatatataattaatcacTAACTAATAACGGATAAACTTAAAGTAATTTTGGTTATTGAATCAATTAACCATATAAATTATCGGTGCCACCGGTACTATTAGAAGTTCAACCAGCTAAAATCATACACGAAACATATTAGTTCTAGACAAAGGTGTATGCTGGCTTAATAAAACCACCATTTCAATTTGGAAAGAGTAGTAGGGGTGGCGATAGTGTTGTTAGTAGAGCATGGGCTGATAGAATAAGCAAGTCGAAAAGGACGTAGAATTAGGGGAGTTGTGGACTTCGTACGACAACAAAGTCAAGTCAAGCAGCTGGGTAAGCTTCTATGGATATGGGTCCGGTGGGAGTCGCATAAATAACGTAAAGTCAAACAATAATTGCGATTGATCATATCTTTACGGACGCGAGTCCGTTCAAGTAGTTTGacacttatttttcttaatgaaaatttcgatTTCGACTATTataaatgtagaaaattcacACTGTTAGAATTTACCTGGAATACTATTTGCAAGCCAGACTCGATAGGGTCAGAAAAAAGCATTTGCCAGGACTATGCTAAATGATATACAGATAACACCTGGACTAGTGAGATAATCTCGATGGCCCCGGGCGTGTCAAGATTAGGCCCTAAGCAGAACCGCGATGagagaaaatgtaaaatttgtgaattttttgACATTTACCAAAAATATTTACTTTGACCCTGAGAGGAATGAGAATTTCATCCTAGCTAGACGgatgttttatttttgtgtgAACACACCGTTACCATCTATCTACTTTACaagaaatattcaaattaatatgaATGTGACGTGATAATGTACTAACTTGTACTGAACTATATGTTACTATATGCATCGGCAACAATCTTCACTTATCCGGATCAATTTCTCAAGTACGTAGAGCAAAAAACTTCAAAGTATGGAGCAAGCAAAGCCGATACGAGCGGCCAAacgtaaaaagaaaaaaaatgctatTATTATCTAGACATCGACTCAAACTTCATATGCTTCGTTTCTTAGTACGTAAAATATGAGAAATGCCACCCGTGAAACCGCTGCTCTCCTTTAAACGTGCTACATATCAGGATACGGGCATAAAAGCAGAATCAAGAAGGTCTGACCGATCCAACAGAATGTTAGATTGACAGCGGCTCCCATTATCGTATATAAAAATTCGTAGTCTATTTTTTTGGTGGATAGAAAATGAGGtctaaacccaaaaaaaataaaacttaagaAAAACTAAGAAAGGTATGGAAATCCAATGATTTAGCTTCTAGGTCGATCTGAAATTCATAGTCCATTTGATACGGCAGAcgacctggcaagtcggtacttggaaaaaaataggttctgatgACCATATTTCGAAGGAAACAGCCTCTGGAGCAAAACTCAAGGCCTTTGACCGTGGAAAGACGAGATTTAGGCCGAATTCTATCGTTTAGAACCTCAAAcgggcaatttatgttaattagggcgttttttgctatttttggaaataatttatctttaaaaatatttcgatattttaggaGATACTTTATCTTTAAAGATATTTTGTTAGtttatctttaaaaatatttcgatattttaggaGATAGTAtatctttaagaatattttgtttctttcgatttattctcattttctctatttaaacaTTGTAAGCCCTAGAGCATAAAGGGAGAGTCttcttttggattatcaataaaatttagagttttcgtgctttgtccaatctcggattgattcgagtttgatgcttatttcctggtattcgtagaatcaacaggtataaaggtcgtagttccggtattcgtgcgcgaatcaacaggTCTGCGACAGGTTACACGCATGTACACTGCGTCACCATTAATGGGAGAAAATTTTCCAAGGGCTTGGACTTCCGCGATAAATGAGGTCCGTCATTGCAAATAGAGACAAGAAGCAAAGTGGAGGAGCCGAAGTTGAATTCATCATATTATATAGTAGTGGTATATATGGgtatatctacatatatagaCATGCACGAACCCTTTTTCCTATTGGAACTCTGAGGAAGATGGGTTTGAAGCGAACGGCAAAGCAAATGTTCCAGTCCTATTGGAGGGTGATAGTTCATTCATATATGTGGGGCATATACGTATGCCAACCTGCAGTGGCCATGGCACCTGGCAAGGAGTATCATGACCGAGGTCCATCATTGCAAATAGAGATAAGGAGCAAAGTGGAGGAGCCGCAGTTGAATTCATCATCGTATTATATAGTAGGGGTATATATGGgtatatctacatatatatacatgcaagAACCCTTTTTCCTATGGGAACTCTGAGGAAGATGAGTTTGAAGCGAACGGCAAAGCAAATGTTCCAGTCGTATTGGAGG from Punica granatum isolate Tunisia-2019 chromosome 3, ASM765513v2, whole genome shotgun sequence includes:
- the LOC116201554 gene encoding basic endochitinase-like; the protein is MLKLCCLILLPLVSLSVSASRGRVQYEDISDIISRDLFNEMLKHRNDAACPAKGFYTYDAFIAATKSFGSFGTTGDIATRKREIAAFLGQTSHETTGGRARARDGPYTWGYCFSQDKGNPDDYCVASQQWPCSPGKKYYGRGPIQISYNYNYGPAGRAIGYNLLRNPDAVATDPVISFKTALWFWMTPQSPKPSCHSVITEQWTPSNEDSDAGRELGYGVITNIINGGIECGKPTPSQVQDRIGFYKRYCDLLQVEYGNSLDCSNQLPFA